In Papaver somniferum cultivar HN1 chromosome 9, ASM357369v1, whole genome shotgun sequence, the genomic stretch AACACCCAAGTAAATGCCAAAACAAATTGCACAATGGAAGTTCGATGAGGGAACTCCTGAACACGCACCAATAATGGAGGTcaccataataataataataataatggagGGCACTAGGGCCTCATAGAGAATGTACCAAGTCAAAATTACTCGGGGATGACAATTTCATAAACAACTCATTTAAGTAAAGGAAAGGAGATAATCATGCTGAGAATTTGATTTTTCTCCTAACATAACATAACAGATAAGCCCTCTAATTCTATGGAATATATACACATAAAGATGAGATGAATACGAGCACATCATGCAAACTGGAGGCTTGACAAGGTTGCCACAAAATAACCACCGCAGTTAGCACCACTAGCAGGATCCACCCAGGAAACAGCGCCAAATTCAAAAAACTCACGAATCATTGTCTTATCCCCTGGCTCGCCTAGGTAAATCAAGTTGCTGCCAAAAACATATGATAAAATGAATAAGCATCCCCATAAAAACCAGAAACACAGGCATGTACTTTAACCAACAGTATCCGTTGATATGCAATTTGTTCCAAAAAAGACATATTTTTCAACCCAATACACCATTTCACAAACTAAAAACCAACGAAGGAAAGAGAAGCTCAACTCTGTGTACAAAAATAAACCTCCAAAAAGGTAAAACATATTTTACCTGCAAATTTTTATCTTCCCAGTATTGCCGTCATTGGATATGCAACCATCTCCATCGTTCACTGTTTGTATCTGTGGGAGAATATGACACACAAGCATGGCGATACCAATACCAAATTCACATTTCTCATCTCCACTTGACGAAGCAGGCCATGCCTTGCTGTCAGGAAATTCAGACTTTCTTACCAGCTTTAACCCTAACATAAAAGGATTGTATAAACCAAATTGTGATCTCAAATTTCAAAAATACTACATCATCAACCTAGACATACAATAAACTAGATTAAATCAAAGACATTTGCAAACCTTTTGTGTAAAATGAATTACGCTCAATAATGGATACCAGTTCACCCACGCATTGCTTTTCGAAAGCCAAAGGCCTAATTAGGACGAATGTAAGATCTTCCTCGTAGTAAATATCGGCGAAATTCCTGAAATTATATATTGAGAGTATATAAAACAGAGTAAAGACAAAAACAGTGACAAGCTTCTTCTTCTAAGACTTTAGTCCCAAAAAAGTTGGGGTAGGCTAGAAAGGAAACACGAGGACCACCCAGACAGTCGCCCATCTTGGTACTGTGCTCACCCTTTCAAGAGGAAATGGCTGGTTTTCAACAAAACAAAGGTACACGAGGATTTCCCAAGCGGTCAATCATCTTGGTACTGCTTTCACCCTCTTTTGGTCTATCGATGGCTAGCCACGCCTATTACCGACCCTCTTTTAGACAAAACaatgagagacaggaaaaaaggAATAGATATTGTAATTCATAACTAGAACAGGAAACTTACGGTGGAACGGTAATATAGTGCTCCAATTTCACTATGTTTTCCCTAACATCGTCTGTTGGGCCAGATAAAGTGCCATCAGGGAATGCACATGCCAGGTATTTACTTGCCTCTACTTCTTTTCTCCAGGTGAAAAGAGAGTCACTAGCAAACCACAATTCATAATCTTTTACTGCACTTCTAAATGAATCACTGGTGTAAGCTTGTAGCCTGTTACACAAATGTTCAGTTCATCATTGTGTCAGAGTAAGACTCAACTTCACCAAATTTTTGGATAAAAATTGTGGTGTTGAATAGTTAGAAGTACTATCTACAGGAAAGCAGTAGAATTATACATTCTAATCCAAATAAGAGATATTAAATGTGGTCAAGAACATAACCTGCCAGGCGCCCAAATGTTAAGTGTTTTCGTCACTGATATTTCTGATGTAAGCTGAAGAACCTTTTCGCAGGTAAAATATGATTCATATTCTTCTGATGTAAGCTGACGAGCCTTCTCAATAGCACCTTCACCTACCAATATCATGGCAATAAATGGAAAGCGAGTAAGAATATGTCGCGTAGAATCACCGGGACAAGGGTTTCTACCATCCCTGTCGAAGTGTGTAGTAAGAAATTTTGCTGATGCGCACATTAATCTCATCCctgaaaacacaaacaaaatcaaataacTATGAATTGAGAATGCAGGGCAAACAGCATGCatgaaaattgaaaaattaaagataaataaATATACATGAATGGTATACTTACCCATGATGTCCAAGCCGATGCCCTCAATTGCCGTCAAGATCTTGCCAACAATTCTATCCGAAGCAACCGAACTGGGATAGCACAGCAAAAAGGTCCAATCCTGCTTCCCCTTCGTAATATCTTTTGCCAGTCCGTGTGTTTTTTTCTTCGGTACTGCAAATCTGAATCTATTTTTCTTCTCTACAGACGCCATCCTGTAAATATACATCAGAAATCAGATGATGAGATTCACATGAGAGTCTAATAAAATAGAAAAATGGCAACAAAAGACAACCCTTAAAACCCCCTTTTTGCAGACCTAGTTTAATTTTTAAATCCAATTTAAACCAAAtccaaaacaaaactaaaatatcTCAAAGACAAAGATTACCTCGTCAGGAGTGATTCAAACGATGGAAACTCTGATTTAATTGGAAATTCAAAAGATACAGAAACACAAATGCTTGAGAATAAGAAAGCTATAGGGAGAGACAAAGAGGCATCACTTGGGTTTGACAGTCTTTTATATAGACGGAGCACTAAACATGACATAACTTAACTGTCGGATATCAACACACCTATTCCAATCCTGTCCACTCGACAAAAACAacgtttcttctttttttttaatttaaaaaaacaaaaaaagttcaCCTAATTGCAGCCACACTTTTCTTATTTGCCGATCGGCCCTCTATATCCCGGCAAGATTGGGGTATACTCAGATTGATTAGAGTATATCCATTTTATTCCCATCCAAACTAGTATGCTAGGGGTGTTGAAAGATCAAATCGTCTCAAAAAAAAACCAAACCGGTCAAAAATCCatctaaaaaaatttcaaaatcttttTCTAAAACTCTAACTATGAattcaaatcaaaagaagaaggatttttttttttttggattatacAGGTTTTGaggttgggtatgattttgtacccaatctcaaaacgtgtatgattcaacatttttatcaaCCGTTGGCATGGTATCCTTTTGTCGAACTTGCCGATTTTTATTAGTCATCATCTTTCTTGGTTGAATAtcgtgccgacttttcatctATGAAATTAACATTTACagtgccgactaatcatgcatttgtaacacctttccctgtttttcaaaaaccctGTAGTCGGAAtggtattttttgtcgaccttgccgactataaggtagccggcaaggtaaaaaatcaatcagcatgccgaCTAGTGTCACATTTACAACAGTCTCATgtatatcaaaaataataaagtcgacatcttcttcattcaccgaCCTTGCCGACCGGATATAGTCGGCGTGATATACATCCGTAGACCTTGCCGGccagatatagtcggcatgttcgTCATtcatcgaccctgccgacttttcatagtttcagaactgaaagtgttgacttttttctttaattttgagtatgatttcacacatcagctttgcaatcccctttttagaagtgtttgggtagtatgttTTCGTTTCtattgcaaaaaaaattctcaaaataatttttttcatcaaaaatcttcccacaagagttcaatcaaaaacaaaatttgataacttaaattcataaatTTTAATATACTTTATTAATTCATTTAAACTTAATTATTCAAACTAATCAGAATTTTTAATGGTAATTAAACAAGAATACATTAGCCATTTAGAatatacaaggttaaggggtggcccgttttacttcaaaataacctggtttttgtcttattaggtataccccaattaattttgGTAGTGGAAGTATTACATCCAGAGAACATTTTGCTTTGTCTAAAGGAGGATATTTAAGTACAGCAGTCGGTGTGATTCATGGATTACCAGCGAATTCATCGGTCTCTTCATTTGGTTACCACATGAAAAAAGATAGCTATACATATGGACCGAGGGACCACGTTATTATACATATTGTACCACATCAAATAAATGGATTAATGGATCTTCTTCGAATTTGATGTTCTCAAAAAGTCCTCGGAATATTGAGTCGCGTTTTATTGGTAACATTATGATATCAGTGTTGGAGGATCagatatggttttatgatttgaaAGGTGGCGAGTGGTCTGAAGGTATAGAATTACCTATTCCTCCAAAAACCGGAGATAAGATACATCTCTGTTTTGTGGAGCGAAGTATTTTATGTGCACTGTATGCATGTAAAATGGGAAACTCAACTGTTTTACATATTCAGTTCAGCATGGAGTTATCTCGTTACTTAACGGTGCAATTTTTGACGTGCTGGGTAATTCCAGATTAACATTTCCCACCTTAGCGTCGGTTGTGCAAGGAGCGGACAGGTCGGCGTAAAACCTATGTCCTATCTTGAGAGTTAACATTGTCTCCTACCCTACCCGGTACTCGCTACTGGAAAAGGGTTTCGGTTCTCGGTTCTCGGGTAATTCCAGATTATCAACGGTTTCCCCTCTGTAAGTATTCTCTTACCTTACTTATTATATTAATGGACTTGGTCAATTTTGCTAGAAAAGAATCACCTTAcagtttttttctttattttttttctttctactcAAGAAATCTGGGGACCCAAAAGGACAAAGCTAAGGTAAATTTTCGAAACCCATGCGTTTATATTATTTTGCCATGTCTGGGTTGCACATTGTCTAACTCGTTCGATATATTATAAATGGAATATACACAATGAACATTATACAAATGTAACAGTAGTATGGGGTAATATTTTCTTACTGTCAACTTATTATCCACTCATTTGTATACTAGTCATGCTAAATTCACTCTCATGTTAACTTCCAATGTGTATAAGAGCCTTATAAGGAACTTTACTGAGTACCTTAAAAGTTAAGTACTCCTAGAAAATATTTAGGGGTGCCTGTTTTCTGAGGCAGGGTCTCTGGTGCCACCTTCTGACCTTGCTCTTAAGTTATTAAAAAGAATGCATGGCTGAAAAGctaaatcctaagaattttctggTGGTACTACCTTACTTAAAGCTGCTTCATAACCAATCTCGAATCACGTTACGTCTGTTTTGGAAATTTTTGTTAATGTAAATAAGTTGTTCAACAAGTACAAATAAAGACTTTCTTTGGCAAAGCAGAAATGGCGGTCATAAGATGCATAGTGTTGATTAGAATCTGCCAACCGGGTTTAGGAATTAGATATTTAACTTGAAAGATTAGCTTTCTTGGGTAAATTGGTTTGGAGGATTCATTCTTACACTGAGTCCACTATATCTCATCTGTTGCTAAGTTTTCGTAAAAGAACCCTCAAAAGTATGTTAAAAAGTATCCCTGAACATGGGACACATATTTTTAAAAAGTATCATGTTGCACCATCATTTCCCCCTAGTTTTGGTTTCTTCACTTTGGACATGTGTCACTTTAGATCACTTAAATTTTTGGAGTAAGGTAATTCATAGGTGATGTTATTAATCCTAATATCAATTGTCTTTCTCTGTTTGGTTAGGTGAAAGAACTGCTTTATCGCACCAAGAATAGTGTAGACAACCGGATACCTTGGAAGTTGGCGGAAGATGGTGAGTACCACCAAAGTTTAGGCCTGATACTTGGGAATAAGATGCCGTATTGTATTAGATACAACGTTATACTTAAGAATTTGATGCCTAGCAATGGTAAACGATCATGCATGCACGCAGGGTGGAGTACATCTTTGAAAAGCGTTCTTAGTAGCTTCAACACTGAGCAATTATGGGTAGAAACCTGCTTTACCGACTGTGATAGAAAACTGAAAATGGGTCAAAGATTGCAATTGTACTGTGAGTAATTTAGTTATTTGATTGTGTAAaactagttgttgttttttttgtcatGTAAATTTTTGAGTAGAAAATATTAGTTGGTGTTTGTATTTCAAACTTTGATACCAATATTGCAGGAGACTGACGGAGTCATTTGTGTGGTTTAAAGAGCGAGACTTATATATTAAAGGTATAAATGCTGGTAAGGTCGTGTTCCAAGAGTACGACAAGAATTATAGGTATCCTGAGCTAAAGGATTGCGCAATTTTGACAGGTACACATTGCaagggtttttttcttctttttttttggaaaatgaacTTAGATCAAACAGCTAGTTAGGAGTTTCAGAGAACCTCACATCTTTCAAGTTTACAAACTTGACAACATAATAAAGAAAGTTATCGCATGTTCCTCCATCCACTGTGGAGCTTGTGTCTAGCATTTTCAGACATCCTCTCCAGATTCTTTAGTTGTCGACAACATTGAACCCTGATATTTTTATCTTGTAGCTCCACCTTACTGTTGGGGAAAAATGTAACAACAATCGAAGTAATTGAGAAGagaatacttagctcaaaccgatgctTGACTGATATTCCTAGAGATGCACAGAAAAAGGTAGAGGCACGTATATGATAcactgtcctaaaggcaatatcgcctgctactcctctgagatgctatagcagttggcgagtcacctccaggatacaactactgatagtacccctcaatgtagcatacaaagagagtacccttagaacttggcagcgTTTAACAAAacttaaaaacagagaaaacttgTTTACTGAAAGCAAAGagagagagtagaagagatgtttctctgttctATCTTTAATGATCTtaaaactactctcttatatagtgctTATGTCGTTACAAACAAGAGGGAAAAAACCCATGCAAAGAACCCATGCGTATGATAGAAATGctggtaatgtttggttaaaaacagtgCAAGACAAAATGTCAGGCATAGAGCAGAGTGTTGCTATTGCAGAAAACAACTTTAACTTTTGTCAGGTTCTGGAAAACAACTTTAGCTTTTGTCAGGTTTAGAAAACAGCTTTTGATTTTGCTTTTGTGAGTCAGTCAAAAGCATGCGAGACACATAAAGAAGCCAAGCCAAAACACGTACATACAAGGAGTAAGTTCTacatgtgtggaaaacacgtaccaaaagttttagcaaaaagataGGCACGtgcgggaaaggcaacctttccctagtctaggtattctccctcacacaaaagtgtgttgacccaagggccatgcccttttagccaattctatggtatttaagtctaaaattctatggtatttaagtctaaagaGAGTACATGTCTGATGAAACTATTGAAAGATATAAAGCAAGATTAGCAGCCAAGGCTATACTCAAAACTTATGGAATTGACTATCAAGAAACCTTTGCTCGTGTTGCTAAGATGAACACTATTTGTGTCTTGTTATCATTGGCAGCAAACAAGGATTGGCCACTTCAACAGTTTGATGTGAAGAATGCTTTTCTTAATGGTGATTTGGAAGAGGAAGTATACATGGACATTCCTCCTGGATTTCAACAGCCCTGCTCTATTTCAAAATGAAGCCCCGACAATAAACCAAACCAGATGAACCTGGCCATTAATCATCAAAGCCTGAACCTTAGTCACCAGGAGCAGGTGCGAGGTCGGTAGCGGGAGCGAGATTCgtgaaaaatttaaaaaatgaaaTTCGTGGAACGAATCGGGAGCGTAAATAAGTTTtataaatatattaattgtaccactaatttttttaataaagaaacaaataatatagaaaatttaataaaattacTACTTTCTAGTTATCTTAAGTGTGTCTCTCAATCATTCACTTTTTTTTGTCTCTTGGAACTGTTCCTAGCTTTTTGAAGCCGATTTCTCGCTTGTGTATCGTGTGAGTTTGGGGTTGGAAGTGGAGGTGGAAGTGTAGATGATGTAGGGGAAGAATGAGGTATAGGAGAAGGTGCTGTGGTTTGAGCAAAGTAATTATCTTCTTCTAAATCAGATGCATTGTTAagttctcttgatttgattttggttcttcaacttgttcttcgtcttcctcttCTAAGTCTATAACAGAGCTAGAAGAATTACAAGTATCCATGGAAGGAAAAAGAAGAGATGTAGGTTTTTTTTGGTGCTTGGTATATTGAAGAGTATCGTCGTCATATATATAGTTTTAGGTGATACTCTAAATTGGTAAACATAAGTCAATTTtggtataaaataaaaaaacataattacacaATTTGGAAATTGTGTTTAAAATTGGAAATTCTACTGGTATTCATGAAAAAGATCCTCCCTCATTAGGAGCGAGTTTCTCAGTAGTTTGGAGCGAGTATCTCAGTGGTTAGGAACGCGTTCCCGTTGTGAATCTTATTGAGGAGCGCAGATACGAGTATCTCAATGAGATTCGTGAGGGGTTTCACAATTCTGGTGACTAAGGCCTGAACATTGCAAAAAGCAGTATATATCTGGAAAAACGGAAAACAGGTATATCTTATAGAACAGAAACGGTAATATACCTTCACCAGATGTAATATGTAGAGTGGAAGCTAAGGGCCTGTTTGGTAGTGTTTTTCAAAACAGTTTTCACTTTTCAAAAACGCTGAAAACAGAAAACATTAGAAAACTAGTTTGGTAGGCAAgttttttgaaaacgttttcaGTTGTTTTCCGTTTTAGAAAACGAGAAAAATGAAAACGATAATTTATCGTTTtcactgttttcttttttttctgtcTTTCCTATTTTTGCTTTCTGCttatgaagaaaagaaaagaagaagaactacagtgGACGAATGAATGAGCAGAAAGCCATCTCCAATTGGTTCAACGGAAGTCTTCAATTACAAAACCCATTTGCTCAAACATATTGGTCAGATAGGTAACCTCGATTTTTTGGTCTTCAAACTTTGAAAGAGTTACTACCTCTAGTGATTACTTTCTTTGTAATATCCTTGTAAATGCAAAATTTGAATCTCGTGACAGTAAACATGTTCAAACTTTATCTTTCGGGTTTGGGATTCATTTTCAGTTACATGGCTAATGAATTTTAACTCAAAACCTGGTAATCTAGTAGATGCCAGCAAAGCGTTTGATGAAATGCATGAACGAGATATTGTTGCATAGATGGGTTATGTGCAAACCAAATAATTTTGtgaatcattaaaattatttgagataccGATTGAGTTAATTTGATGCAATTCCTAATGGTTATATATGTTCTTCTTTCTTGGAAATACGGCTTAAACTTGATTTGCTAATGGAACATTAGTTTGTTTTGGGAAAATATTCAGCTAGGAAAATTTCCCATGAATGAGATGCAAGAACATTTGTTTTTAGCTGTATTGCGATAGAACTATTTCACTAAAGCAGCGACATTATCAAAGATACTAACAGTTAGCTTGTCCTTAGATTTTTGAAAATGAATGAATAATGTGAACAGTTCGATATCACTTGGCTGATTTTCATCAAAATGTGTTTTTGAAAacagtttttaattttcttaccaAACATCTTTTTAACTTTAACagaaaatgaaaacaatgaaaaggggtctgttttaaaaacagttgaaaactatttttgaaaactgtttctgaAAATGGTACCAAACAGGCTCTAAATTTTCGTATAGCATAACCTAGGACTTGTGCAGTCGAAAATATCTGTTGTTACCTGCTCCAATTACAAACCATCTGTTTTTCTAAAATCGCAAAAAACTAAGAAGCCCTTCACCATGCATCTCAACCAAGATAACACCAACTTGCACAGATTTAAATATAAGTTGGTTACATCCAAATAAGTAACCAATAcaaatcaaattcaaattcaaattcgaaCATAGGAGTAGTCCATACACTGAAAGCAAAAAACATCAAGacagaaataaataaatagaaatagTTTGACTATTGTGCTGACTGGAGCCAAACAACAGGACATAAGTGACTAAAAGAAAGCATGATACCTTCGTGTATTATTCGCTGTTCTTCCAGTAAGCACCCATCCCGCAGGTAACTTATCTAACATAAGTTGTTTTAAACCATCTGTACTGTTTATTATACTCACTTCTCCTTCTGGAATGAAGGATTTCAGTGAAAGGAAGTTCTCCACTTGAGCGTCCAGCTGATAATTAAGGTACGGGCAaagaaaatcatctccagaaccAACAACACTGGCTGGTCGTTGGAACGGTTGCTTCATATtacaagtttgaaaaatatacggATAGGCGCGGGAGCCTCTTACCACCTCAAGATGTTTTGTTTGCAGATTGTAGAATGTAAGACATTCCCCATCAAACCAATACAATAATAGATGATTGTAGAGAGCCAGCACAGGCATAGGAGGTGTAGTAGTTGTAGGCTCGAAGTAACAACAGAAGCCTGGTAGTAAGCCTTTCCGATCCTTAATCTGAACATCAAAAGTCTCCCCCTTGGTCCATTCTTGCTTGACCTTGTCCTTCAATATATACAGATGCATCTTACAACAACTACTCCAACCACTGTTGCTATACATTATTATCTTCTGAAAACGTGCAATGCAAGGATGTCCCTGAAACTGCAGGAGTTGCTGGTGATCAGCTACTAAATATTGATGCTCATTCGTCGTCCGGGACGCCAGAGTAGATTCAGCTGGGAGTCGAATGAGCTGAATCTTCTCCTTGTGAAGGTCAAAAGAGAGCAGCATTTCGGTcttgttattattattgttacCATCTTGTTCTTCTAATACTTGATTAGTGACCCTCCAGAAAAGATCAGCACCGCAGAGGGTAGCGGAAGCTGATGGACAAGAATTTCTGGAAACTCTTGTTACCatgcgactaggaaaaggagaagAACCTGGTGGTGGTGACAATTCAGCAGTACTAGTAAGACACTTTCTCCAGGAATTAGTACCCAATGTAAAGACCATGCAAAGAAACCCATCATTGGTTCTTGAAGTAAAAACAAGTACCACCTTATACTCTCCTGACaatgaatcaaaaccaaaaccatgacACAATGGGTTGTACCCAGATCCTTCATCAGTAGGATTCCGGTAAAAGATTCCGAGTGTCTCGCCCCTGATGGGGTTGGTGACACTTACTGACCCATAAGTACCAACATATTCATTCGCTATTTTAACACATACTAAACCATTACAATTACCTACTGGTTCATTCTTGAGCTGGAAAGTTGCGATATTGCGACATTTAAAATCAAAGGCATGATCTTTTTTACTCCTCTCCAAACTAAAAAAGTAAATGTTTTCTCCAAGGGGTTTCTTCTTCAAAGAGAGACTATGGAGACTGAAAAAGAGacttaatttattttgattttgagataaaTGAATGGTAGCAAATCGTTTATCATTGAGAATTGTGTTGTACCATAACTTACTCATCAAACTGCATTTGGCTAGAGCCAGGCCTGATGACCTCGTCAGTATATTTTCGATTACGAATTCCTCGGGAAGATGTTGAAGAGGATAATCATTTTCACTTACTGTaactcttctccttttcttctcTGTGATGTTTTTCCCTCCTCCTTTTTCGAccgtttcttttcttttcctgttGATACCTTTGTTTTTCAGCACTCCACCATCATCGTCGATTTCACTTACTaaaactcttcttcttttcttctcggGTTCTCCTCCTCCCTTTTCAACCTTTTCTTTTCGTTTTCTGTAGATAACTTTGCTCTGCACCACACCACCATTGACAATTTCAGTTTCCCTGCTCCTGCTTCTCAAACACATGGTGAAATTGTTCTTCGACCCATCATCGGCAATCTCATTTTTCCTGTTTCTCAAACACATCCTCACTTCTGAAACTCAATAGAATACTAATGTCTGTCTGATACGAGGTTTAATTGATCGAATCTGTAGTATTTTTATCTGCCGGAGAAGAGAggcggaagaaagaagaagaagctcCAGATTAGAATTTAGGGTTATCTGTAAATAGTGGGTTTTTGAGGTATTATTTTTCCGCCCTTGGGCGTTCACAACCTTCTTCCTCCGTTAGTGATATCAGACCAGAAAGCGTACGA encodes the following:
- the LOC113314394 gene encoding uncharacterized protein LOC113314394, encoding MASVEKKNRFRFAVPKKKTHGLAKDITKGKQDWTFLLCYPSSVASDRIVGKILTAIEGIGLDIMGMRLMCASAKFLTTHFDRDGRNPCPGDSTRHILTRFPFIAMILVGEGAIEKARQLTSEEYESYFTCEKVLQLTSEISVTKTLNIWAPGRLQAYTSDSFRSAVKDYELWFASDSLFTWRKEVEASKYLACAFPDGTLSGPTDDVRENIVKLEHYITVPPNFADIYYEEDLTFVLIRPLAFEKQCVGELVSIIERNSFYTKGLKLVRKSEFPDSKAWPASSSGDEKCEFGIGIAMLVCHILPQIQTVNDGDGCISNDGNTGKIKICSNLIYLGEPGDKTMIREFFEFGAVSWVDPASGANCGGYFVATLSSLQFA